The following proteins are co-located in the Sporolactobacillus pectinivorans genome:
- a CDS encoding CotS family spore coat protein, whose product MKRHLKWGIKLNKEKYTESLEKNHEDLKMVLRYYPINPKSVKLLSTRSGRSKWLIKTENGDFYLRQEFMNPRRMVFIAGAHWHLQKKGLPIAKLIPTKNGGLCLSGGDHVYVLYEASESDPVLYYDKNQITKTMAFAGAFHQASKGYIPVDGSKKRTRTGKWHKLYRWKLQELEDNKKLAEDDPEDEFSKLFLSHVDQMIARGRASLKELDASNIENWTNETIESGMFCQQDFTMARMILKDDQVFMKDLHSVTIDLPARDLRILLNKVMKKLAVWDQDLACRMLSAYDRVYPLSKEYYQVLWTDLKFPHMFCAMAHKYFLGQKESWGDEKYLMNFRNVIAVEESKQAFLDHFDENVRVIKGAET is encoded by the coding sequence ATGAAAAGGCATCTGAAATGGGGAATCAAATTGAATAAAGAAAAATACACGGAAAGTCTGGAAAAAAATCATGAAGATCTGAAAATGGTTCTGCGCTACTATCCGATCAACCCCAAATCCGTAAAACTGCTTTCAACACGCAGTGGACGATCAAAATGGTTGATTAAGACTGAAAATGGAGATTTTTACCTCCGGCAGGAATTTATGAATCCGAGACGAATGGTATTTATTGCCGGCGCACACTGGCATCTGCAAAAAAAAGGTCTTCCAATTGCGAAGCTGATTCCGACAAAAAACGGCGGGCTTTGCCTGTCGGGCGGGGATCATGTCTATGTGCTTTATGAAGCAAGTGAGAGCGATCCGGTCCTATATTACGACAAGAACCAGATCACTAAAACAATGGCTTTTGCCGGTGCGTTTCATCAGGCATCGAAAGGATATATTCCCGTTGATGGCAGCAAGAAAAGAACACGAACCGGAAAGTGGCATAAATTGTATCGCTGGAAGCTTCAGGAGCTCGAAGACAATAAAAAACTGGCTGAGGATGATCCGGAAGATGAGTTTTCAAAGCTTTTTCTCAGTCATGTTGATCAGATGATTGCGCGCGGCCGTGCATCGCTGAAAGAATTGGACGCTTCGAATATAGAAAATTGGACTAATGAAACGATCGAGTCGGGTATGTTCTGCCAGCAGGATTTTACGATGGCCCGTATGATCCTGAAAGATGATCAAGTGTTCATGAAAGACCTGCACTCAGTGACCATCGATCTTCCGGCAAGAGATCTAAGAATCCTGTTAAATAAAGTCATGAAGAAACTGGCCGTATGGGATCAAGATCTGGCATGCCGGATGCTGAGCGCCTACGATCGCGTTTACCCTCTATCCAAGGAATATTATCAGGTATTATGGACGGATCTGAAGTTCCCTCATATGTTCTGCGCAATGGCCCATAAATATTTTCTTGGCCAGAAAGAGTCTTGGGGCGATGAGAAGTATCTGATGAATTTTCGAAATGTCATAGCTGTTGAAGAATCCAAACAGGCATTTCTTGATCACTTTGATGAAAATGTACGTGTCATAAAGGGAGCTGAGACATAA
- a CDS encoding glycosyltransferase family 4 protein, producing MNIAMIATEKLPVPAIRGGAIQIYLQSSAEIIAKSHQVTVFSIKDPDLQESETKDGIQYIRIDKHHYLAGLVEQLKTQHFDVIHLCNRPSWIESLKKASPDSRFVLSVHNEMFAESKITKENGEKCIQAVSKIVTVSNFIGERIISRFPEAAEKIETVYSGVDLDTYHPVWTDEGGRIRKIMREKAGLEGKKIILFVGRLSKVKGPHILLQAIPEIAREHPDVMLVFVGSKWFGDNQVNNYVKHLYTLGAMHSDYVTFIKFVRPRDIPYFYAMSDLFVCSSQWQEPLARVHYEAMAAGLPIVTTNRGGNAEVISNGENGAIIDDFDQPQEYARVINSLLSDGQKREEMGREGRQLAESKYGWSRVADNLLRVYEGNE from the coding sequence ATGAATATTGCGATGATCGCAACGGAAAAACTGCCTGTCCCGGCAATCAGGGGCGGCGCGATCCAAATATACCTCCAGTCATCAGCGGAAATCATTGCGAAGTCCCATCAGGTCACCGTTTTTTCGATAAAAGATCCCGACCTGCAGGAGAGTGAAACGAAAGACGGGATTCAGTATATTCGAATTGATAAGCATCATTATCTCGCAGGATTGGTGGAACAGTTAAAAACCCAACACTTTGATGTCATTCATCTGTGCAACCGTCCGTCTTGGATCGAAAGTCTGAAAAAAGCGTCACCGGACAGTCGCTTCGTACTCAGTGTTCACAATGAAATGTTTGCGGAAAGTAAAATAACAAAAGAAAACGGTGAAAAATGTATTCAGGCAGTTTCAAAAATCGTGACGGTCAGCAATTTTATCGGGGAGAGAATAATCTCCAGGTTTCCTGAAGCTGCAGAAAAAATCGAGACCGTCTATTCAGGAGTAGACCTGGATACTTATCATCCTGTGTGGACAGACGAAGGCGGAAGAATACGGAAAATTATGCGGGAGAAAGCTGGCCTTGAAGGGAAGAAAATCATTCTGTTCGTCGGGCGGTTGAGCAAAGTCAAGGGCCCCCATATTCTCCTTCAGGCCATTCCGGAAATAGCCCGGGAACATCCTGATGTGATGCTTGTTTTTGTCGGCTCAAAGTGGTTTGGCGATAATCAGGTCAATAATTATGTGAAGCATCTGTACACGCTGGGCGCAATGCATTCGGATTATGTCACTTTTATCAAGTTTGTCAGGCCCCGGGATATTCCCTATTTTTATGCTATGTCCGATCTTTTCGTCTGCAGTTCGCAGTGGCAGGAGCCGCTGGCCAGGGTGCATTATGAAGCGATGGCTGCCGGTTTGCCGATTGTTACAACGAACCGGGGCGGAAATGCCGAAGTGATTAGCAACGGTGAAAATGGAGCGATCATTGATGATTTTGATCAGCCACAGGAGTACGCACGAGTCATCAATTCATTGCTCAGCGATGGACAAAAGCGGGAAGAGATGGGGAGAGAAGGCAGGCAGCTTGCCGAATCAAAATATGGCTGGAGCCGTGTAGCGGATAATTTGCTTCGCGTGTACGAAGGCAATGAATGA
- a CDS encoding CotS family spore coat protein, with protein MVEKLNQLASSLLNNWAIEVQNIELIQGGQMAIVWKLATDRGPLCLKRIHRPEKKALFSIYAQNYLAKKGSRVPGIISNKEGGLYTKQGPFLFVVYDWIVGRPFDLTVQEDQEWIMKGLAQYHRDSIGYQPPEGVPVFTKLGQWPKHYIKRCQQMESWKLIAENMPDDPFSQLYLSEIDHHIEFGRDVLKKLQASYYPEWVAKCKIAPGLCHQDYGTGNTLLSDNNIWIIDLDTTTFDLPIRDLRKVIIPLMGDQGEWDQVLFNTMLRAYEQVSPLTGEQKKVMFTDMLFPYELYETANEKYGRKNDLPLEELVQALEYEQKKSEQINGLIAGL; from the coding sequence ATGGTTGAAAAATTAAATCAGCTGGCCTCTTCCCTGTTGAACAACTGGGCGATTGAGGTACAGAATATTGAATTGATTCAGGGCGGGCAAATGGCGATTGTCTGGAAACTGGCTACAGACCGTGGCCCTCTTTGCCTGAAACGCATTCACCGGCCGGAGAAAAAAGCTCTGTTCTCTATCTATGCTCAGAATTACCTGGCGAAAAAAGGATCGCGTGTTCCCGGAATCATATCCAATAAGGAGGGCGGCCTTTATACAAAGCAGGGTCCGTTTCTTTTCGTCGTTTATGACTGGATTGTCGGCCGCCCTTTTGATTTAACCGTGCAGGAAGATCAGGAATGGATTATGAAAGGATTGGCGCAGTATCATCGGGATTCAATCGGTTACCAGCCGCCCGAAGGCGTTCCGGTGTTCACCAAGCTTGGCCAATGGCCGAAACATTATATCAAACGCTGCCAGCAGATGGAATCATGGAAATTGATAGCTGAAAACATGCCCGATGATCCTTTTTCACAACTATATTTGTCGGAAATTGATCACCACATTGAATTCGGCAGGGATGTATTAAAAAAGTTACAGGCCTCCTATTACCCTGAATGGGTAGCCAAGTGCAAAATTGCGCCCGGTCTTTGCCATCAAGATTACGGGACAGGTAATACGCTGCTTTCAGATAATAACATCTGGATCATCGACCTTGACACGACGACCTTTGATCTGCCTATCCGGGATCTGCGAAAAGTAATAATCCCTCTGATGGGCGATCAGGGAGAATGGGATCAGGTCCTTTTCAATACAATGCTCAGGGCCTATGAACAAGTTTCTCCATTGACCGGCGAGCAGAAAAAAGTAATGTTTACAGATATGCTCTTCCCGTATGAGCTCTATGAGACTGCCAATGAGAAGTATGGAAGAAAAAACGATTTGCCGCTGGAAGAATTGGTGCAGGCTCTTGAATACGAGCAAAAAAAGAGCGAGCAAATCAATGGACTGATAGCGGGTTTGTAA
- the gpmA gene encoding 2,3-diphosphoglycerate-dependent phosphoglycerate mutase → MKLVIVRHGESEYNKLDLFSGWEDIALTEKGISEARAAGRDINQTGIHFDVAFTSVLKRSIKSLQYILDEIGQEWLPVHKTWRLNERSYGALQRLNKAETADERGHDLVNRWRKSYDALPPMLENDDPRHPCHDRRYAHVDPYLLPGGESLKTTLDRVLPCWSDQIVPHLLSGENVLVVSHRNTLRALVKYLEHISDQDIVKVDIPTGVPVVYDFDNKMNIVSKLELETEVISRSNPEISEK, encoded by the coding sequence ATGAAACTTGTTATTGTCAGGCATGGTGAAAGTGAATATAATAAGCTCGATTTGTTTTCCGGCTGGGAAGATATTGCACTGACCGAAAAAGGGATCAGTGAAGCTCGGGCGGCAGGCCGGGACATTAATCAGACCGGCATTCATTTTGATGTAGCTTTTACATCGGTTCTCAAACGCTCGATTAAGTCTCTTCAATACATACTTGACGAGATCGGCCAGGAATGGCTTCCCGTTCATAAAACGTGGCGTTTGAACGAGCGCAGCTACGGAGCGCTGCAGCGTCTGAATAAAGCCGAAACAGCTGATGAACGCGGTCACGACCTCGTTAACAGGTGGCGTAAAAGTTATGATGCATTGCCTCCGATGCTGGAAAACGATGATCCACGCCACCCTTGCCATGACCGGCGCTATGCGCATGTCGATCCGTATCTGCTTCCCGGAGGAGAAAGCCTGAAAACAACGTTGGACAGGGTACTCCCCTGCTGGAGCGACCAGATTGTCCCCCATCTTCTGAGCGGTGAAAACGTTCTTGTGGTCAGCCACCGGAATACATTGCGCGCTTTGGTAAAATATTTGGAACATATCTCAGACCAGGACATCGTCAAGGTCGACATTCCCACTGGTGTTCCAGTCGTTTATGACTTTGATAACAAGATGAATATTGTTTCAAAACTTGAGCTCGAAACAGAGGTTATTTCCCGTTCCAACCCTGAGATCTCGGAAAAGTAA